The Desulfohalovibrio reitneri genome contains a region encoding:
- the thpR gene encoding RNA 2',3'-cyclic phosphodiesterase produces MSGRLFIAVPLPGEYREILEGLTGRLRKRLPKGAPLTFTKPDTWHLTLRFLGDTPEERIEPLKAALADIDWRAFTLRAGGYGAFPGIQRPRVLWVGLREGADEARALASAVENASVAAGFEPEERPFRPHLTVARVKKGGRLLNAAELLAEIGRESWPGFLVRSFTLFGSELRPEGAVHTPLAEFGAGTDEIG; encoded by the coding sequence GTGAGCGGGCGGCTGTTCATCGCAGTGCCCCTGCCCGGGGAGTACAGGGAAATACTGGAGGGGCTGACCGGCCGGTTGCGGAAGCGTCTGCCCAAGGGCGCGCCGCTGACGTTCACCAAGCCGGATACCTGGCACCTGACCCTGCGGTTTTTGGGCGACACGCCCGAGGAGCGCATCGAGCCGCTCAAGGCGGCTTTGGCGGATATCGACTGGCGGGCGTTCACTTTGCGCGCGGGCGGGTACGGAGCGTTTCCCGGCATCCAGCGGCCGCGAGTGCTGTGGGTGGGGCTGCGCGAGGGGGCGGACGAGGCGCGGGCCCTGGCCTCGGCGGTGGAGAACGCCTCCGTGGCGGCCGGGTTCGAGCCTGAGGAACGGCCGTTCAGGCCGCATTTGACTGTGGCGCGGGTGAAGAAGGGTGGGCGTCTGCTAAACGCCGCGGAGTTGCTGGCGGAGATTGGCCGGGAGAGCTGGCCGGGCTTCCTTGTCCGGTCCTTTACTCTCTTCGGGAGCGAACTGCGGCCGGAGGGGGCGGTTCATACGCCGTTGGCCGAGTTCGGGGCTGGGACTGACGAGATCGGCTAG
- a CDS encoding CinA family protein yields the protein MFEDRVARLGEVLVSRGLWLCTAESCTGGLVGHVLTSVSGSSLWYVGGVVAYANSVKEGVLGVPPDVLAQHGAVSREVVEAMASGAAGLLGADVGVSLSGVAGPTGGTPDKPVGLVWIGFYGPWGVEAESFRFGGGREEVKRASAEAAVEGVLSRLEAS from the coding sequence ATGTTTGAAGATCGTGTGGCCCGTTTGGGCGAGGTATTGGTGTCGCGGGGGTTGTGGCTGTGCACGGCGGAGTCGTGCACGGGCGGTTTGGTGGGGCATGTGTTGACGTCGGTTTCCGGGTCGTCGCTTTGGTATGTGGGCGGCGTGGTGGCCTATGCCAACTCCGTGAAGGAGGGGGTGCTGGGCGTGCCGCCGGACGTGCTGGCCCAGCACGGCGCGGTGAGCCGGGAGGTGGTGGAGGCCATGGCTTCCGGGGCCGCCGGTTTGCTGGGCGCGGACGTGGGGGTGTCGTTGTCCGGTGTGGCCGGTCCCACGGGCGGCACGCCGGACAAGCCGGTGGGCCTGGTTTGGATAGGGTTTTACGGGCCGTGGGGTGTCGAGGCGGAGTCGTTCCGGTTCGGCGGCGGCCGGGAGGAGGTCAAGCGCGCCTCGGCCGAGGCGGCTGTGGAAGGCGTCCTGTCCAGGTTGGAGGCGTCGTGA
- a CDS encoding IS3 family transposase, producing MKRGPYAKVAERNADLLARIRGIKADHPFWGYRRVWAFLRFVDGVVVGKNRVYRLMSEHDLTVKPNLRLKAKRRPTGVKPRPTRPNEWWGIDMTKIKIDGYGWLYVVIVLDWRTKKVVGHYAGDQAKAWHWLSALNAAVGRQFPEGVRDGGLHLMADNGCQPTSASFMKACRVMDIKLAFTSYNNPKGNADTERFMRTMKEELVWINEWRSPTAFCQALGSWIEEYNQGYLHSALGYKTPVTTEQELINSRTLLKKAC from the coding sequence ATGAAGCGTGGACCATATGCAAAGGTCGCCGAGCGCAACGCCGACCTCCTGGCCCGCATTCGCGGCATCAAGGCCGACCATCCGTTCTGGGGATACCGTCGGGTCTGGGCGTTTCTGCGCTTCGTGGACGGCGTAGTCGTCGGCAAAAATCGCGTCTACCGGCTCATGAGCGAGCATGACCTCACGGTGAAGCCCAACCTGCGACTCAAGGCCAAACGCAGGCCGACCGGCGTCAAGCCCCGGCCCACGCGACCCAACGAGTGGTGGGGTATCGACATGACCAAAATCAAGATTGACGGCTACGGCTGGCTGTACGTGGTCATTGTGCTTGATTGGCGCACCAAGAAGGTCGTCGGCCATTACGCCGGCGACCAGGCCAAGGCGTGGCATTGGCTCTCGGCGCTCAACGCGGCTGTCGGCAGGCAGTTCCCCGAAGGCGTGCGCGACGGCGGTCTTCATCTCATGGCCGACAACGGCTGCCAGCCGACCTCGGCGAGCTTCATGAAGGCTTGCCGCGTCATGGACATCAAACTCGCCTTCACCAGCTACAACAACCCAAAAGGCAATGCCGACACCGAGCGCTTCATGCGCACCATGAAGGAAGAGCTGGTCTGGATTAATGAATGGCGTAGCCCGACGGCCTTTTGCCAAGCCTTGGGCTCCTGGATCGAAGAATACAACCAAGGCTACCTGCACTCGGCGCTGGGGTATAAAACCCCGGTGACAACCGAGCAGGAACTGATCAACTCGCGGACTCTCTTAAAAAAGGCTTGCTAA
- a CDS encoding IS5 family transposase: protein MKAKPAKSDQGNFLYEDLIDQLNPKDPLLKLAANIPWERFEQEFSSLYSEYGRPAKPIRLMVGLMILKQLENLSDERVIEAWVRNPYYQAFCGETHFRWRLPCDPTDLVYFRKRIGEGGARLIFEVSVGLHGDDAMEREIAVDTTVQEKNITFPTDVKLLTKVIKRCRAIAEFEGISLRRSFRRELPGLLRQRFKSRKIIKRIRTMAGVLIRELERKLPKDSLARHREAMQLFRRVHDQKRTDKNKTYSLHEPDVLCIGKGKEHKKYEFGRKASIAWTKTTGVIVGAMSFKENVFDGHTLPDVLEQVSQITESCPEAAICDRGYRGRKKVGDTSILIPGRPKKSDTPYQRRKARQRFRRRAGIEPVIGHLKHDFRMAKNFLKGALGDAINLLMAAAAFNFKKWMRGLKHFLSLFAPWLCFGTWSRGRLKYA from the coding sequence ATGAAGGCCAAGCCAGCCAAAAGCGATCAGGGCAATTTCCTCTACGAGGACCTCATCGATCAGCTCAATCCCAAGGACCCGCTGCTCAAGCTTGCAGCGAACATCCCCTGGGAAAGGTTCGAGCAGGAGTTTTCTAGCCTCTATAGTGAGTATGGTCGTCCAGCAAAGCCCATCAGACTCATGGTCGGGCTCATGATCCTCAAGCAGCTTGAAAATCTGAGCGACGAGCGTGTCATTGAGGCTTGGGTCCGGAACCCCTACTATCAGGCCTTCTGCGGTGAGACGCATTTCCGGTGGAGGCTTCCTTGTGACCCCACGGACTTGGTTTATTTCCGCAAACGCATCGGCGAGGGTGGGGCGCGTTTGATCTTCGAGGTCTCGGTGGGTCTGCACGGCGACGACGCCATGGAGCGGGAGATCGCCGTGGACACCACGGTCCAGGAGAAGAACATCACCTTCCCCACTGACGTGAAGCTTCTGACCAAGGTCATCAAGCGATGCAGGGCCATCGCCGAGTTCGAAGGAATCAGCTTGCGCCGCAGTTTCCGCCGTGAATTGCCAGGCCTCCTGCGCCAGCGATTCAAGAGTCGCAAGATCATCAAACGCATTCGGACCATGGCTGGCGTCCTGATCCGCGAACTTGAGCGCAAACTGCCCAAGGATTCGTTGGCCAGGCACAGGGAAGCTATGCAGCTCTTCCGCCGGGTCCATGACCAGAAACGTACCGACAAGAACAAGACCTACAGCCTGCACGAACCGGACGTGCTTTGCATCGGCAAGGGCAAAGAGCACAAAAAGTACGAGTTCGGACGCAAGGCCTCCATCGCCTGGACCAAGACCACCGGTGTGATCGTAGGAGCCATGTCCTTCAAGGAGAACGTTTTCGACGGTCACACCCTGCCGGATGTTCTGGAGCAAGTTTCGCAAATCACGGAATCCTGCCCCGAGGCGGCCATCTGTGACCGGGGTTACAGGGGGCGCAAAAAAGTCGGTGACACGAGCATTCTGATTCCGGGCCGGCCGAAGAAAAGCGACACGCCCTACCAGAGACGAAAGGCCAGGCAACGTTTTCGCAGACGCGCTGGCATCGAGCCGGTGATCGGACATCTCAAACACGACTTCCGCATGGCCAAAAACTTCCTGAAAGGGGCCCTCGGTGATGCGATCAACCTGCTGATGGCCGCAGCCGCGTTCAACTTCAAGAAGTGGATGCGGGGACTGAAGCACTTTTTGTCTCTTTTCGCCCCTTGGCTCTGCTTCGGAACCTGGAGTCGGGGCAGACTAAAGTACGCCTGA
- a CDS encoding transposase, which produces MKRRKWTPEQKTRVVLEGLRGRPVGEVCAEYAISQNQYYKWRDQFLAQAHKAFETEHGAQRTAKLERENMKLKSLIGELTIELKSRP; this is translated from the coding sequence ATGAAGCGACGGAAGTGGACCCCGGAGCAGAAGACACGGGTCGTCCTCGAAGGCCTTCGAGGACGACCCGTGGGCGAAGTGTGCGCCGAGTACGCCATCTCGCAGAACCAGTACTACAAGTGGCGCGATCAATTCCTTGCCCAGGCGCACAAAGCGTTCGAGACCGAGCACGGCGCACAGCGTACGGCCAAGCTTGAGCGCGAGAACATGAAGCTCAAAAGCCTGATCGGTGAGTTGACCATTGAGCTAAAAAGTCGGCCCTGA
- a CDS encoding heavy metal translocating P-type ATPase, whose translation MTRDNSGHGEHHKHDDHQGQGNDHQGHGDHGGHGGHDHQGHHAAMLADFKKRFWVSLVLTLPIAAFSPMLGGLLGYGEALDIPGRLPLLFALSTVVFFYGGWPFLKGGVDEVKKGQPGMMLLIGLAIVVAYVYSGLVTFGLPGKVFFWELASLIIIMLLGHWIEMRSVMSAQGAMQELAKLVPSTAHRLKEDGSTEDVPVSDLKRGERVVVKPGEKIPADGQVAEGSSSVDESVLTGETKAVEKGQGDEVIGGAVNGQGSLTVEVQKTGEDSFLSQVMEMVRQARESKSRAQGLADKAAGWLFYIALAAGVLTMIAWLALAGSDFVFSLERTVTVMIITCPHALGLAIPLVVAVSTTLAAKHGLLIRNRTPFEAARNIQAVLFDKTGTLTKGEFGVDRVIPLADADEQEIWKLVAAVEGRSEHPIARAVADGYQEKHGQPPRADDFDSIPGKGAKATVDGTEIRILSLKAAGEAGHDLQSEEITKAQDAGMTVVAVLRGGSPIGAVALDDQVREASKEAVSRLKDMGIQCMMLTGDSKNVAERVAKELGLDDWFAEVLPDHKADKVKEIQGRGLSVCMTGDGVNDAPALAQADVGVAIGAGTDVAVETADVVLVRSDPRDVADMIRLSGEVRKKTIQNLFWATGYNAFAIPLAAGVLWWAGIVLSPAVGAVIMSLSTVIVAINAKLLTFPEE comes from the coding sequence TTGACTCGCGACAACTCCGGACACGGCGAACACCACAAACACGACGACCACCAGGGCCAGGGCAACGACCACCAGGGCCACGGCGATCATGGAGGCCACGGCGGCCACGACCACCAGGGCCACCACGCCGCCATGCTGGCGGATTTCAAGAAGCGGTTCTGGGTTTCCCTGGTCCTGACCCTGCCCATCGCCGCCTTCTCGCCCATGCTGGGCGGCCTGCTGGGCTACGGCGAGGCCCTGGACATCCCGGGGCGGCTGCCGCTGCTTTTCGCCCTGTCCACGGTGGTCTTCTTCTACGGCGGCTGGCCCTTCCTCAAGGGCGGCGTGGACGAGGTGAAAAAAGGCCAGCCGGGCATGATGCTGCTCATCGGCCTGGCCATTGTGGTGGCCTACGTCTACTCCGGGCTGGTCACCTTCGGCCTGCCCGGCAAGGTCTTCTTCTGGGAGCTGGCCTCCCTGATCATTATCATGCTCCTGGGCCACTGGATCGAGATGCGCTCGGTCATGTCCGCCCAGGGAGCCATGCAGGAACTGGCCAAGCTCGTCCCCTCCACCGCCCACCGCCTCAAGGAGGACGGCTCCACCGAGGACGTGCCGGTCTCCGACCTGAAGCGGGGCGAACGCGTGGTGGTCAAGCCCGGCGAAAAAATCCCGGCCGACGGCCAGGTGGCCGAGGGCTCCAGCTCGGTGGACGAGTCCGTGCTCACCGGCGAGACCAAGGCAGTGGAGAAGGGCCAGGGCGACGAGGTCATCGGCGGCGCGGTCAACGGCCAGGGCTCCCTCACCGTGGAGGTCCAAAAAACCGGCGAGGATTCCTTCCTCTCGCAGGTCATGGAGATGGTGCGGCAGGCCCGCGAGTCCAAGTCCCGCGCCCAGGGGCTGGCGGACAAGGCAGCTGGCTGGCTCTTCTACATCGCCCTCGCCGCGGGCGTCCTGACCATGATCGCCTGGCTGGCCCTGGCCGGGAGCGACTTCGTCTTTTCCCTGGAACGCACCGTCACGGTCATGATCATCACCTGCCCCCACGCCCTGGGGCTGGCCATCCCCTTGGTGGTGGCCGTGTCCACCACCCTGGCGGCCAAGCACGGCCTGCTCATCCGTAACCGCACCCCCTTCGAGGCTGCCCGCAACATCCAGGCCGTGCTCTTCGACAAGACCGGCACCCTGACCAAGGGCGAGTTTGGCGTGGACCGGGTCATCCCCTTGGCCGACGCGGACGAACAGGAAATCTGGAAGCTGGTCGCAGCCGTGGAGGGCCGCAGCGAGCACCCCATCGCCCGGGCCGTGGCCGATGGCTACCAGGAAAAGCACGGCCAGCCGCCCCGGGCCGACGACTTCGACTCCATCCCCGGCAAGGGCGCCAAGGCCACCGTGGACGGAACGGAAATCCGCATCCTCTCCCTCAAGGCCGCAGGCGAGGCCGGGCACGACCTGCAATCCGAGGAAATCACCAAGGCCCAGGACGCGGGCATGACCGTGGTGGCCGTGCTGCGCGGCGGCTCCCCCATCGGCGCCGTGGCCCTGGACGACCAGGTGCGCGAGGCCTCCAAGGAAGCCGTCTCCCGCCTCAAGGACATGGGCATCCAGTGCATGATGCTCACCGGCGACAGCAAAAACGTGGCCGAGCGAGTGGCCAAGGAACTCGGCCTGGACGACTGGTTCGCCGAAGTCCTGCCCGACCACAAGGCCGACAAGGTCAAGGAAATCCAGGGACGCGGCCTGTCCGTGTGCATGACCGGCGACGGCGTCAACGACGCCCCCGCACTGGCCCAGGCCGACGTGGGCGTGGCCATCGGCGCGGGCACAGACGTGGCCGTGGAAACCGCCGACGTGGTCCTCGTCCGCTCCGACCCGCGCGACGTGGCCGACATGATCCGGCTCTCCGGCGAGGTCCGCAAAAAAACCATCCAGAACCTCTTCTGGGCCACCGGCTACAACGCCTTCGCCATCCCCCTGGCCGCGGGCGTCCTCTGGTGGGCCGGCATCGTCCTCTCCCCCGCCGTGGGAGCCGTCATCATGTCCCTCTCCACCGTCATCGTGGCCATCAACGCCAAGTTGCTGACCTTCCCGGAAGAGTAG
- a CDS encoding heparan-alpha-glucosaminide N-acetyltransferase domain-containing protein → MATAPSRFDRLTPLDLLRGLCVALMVMDHAVHFLSGGLYAGGETWYGPFPDPETGVFLLRFLSHPAAPGFAICLGAGLVLFTHNRMSQGWTSFRCASTLAVRGLILVLAQFLLANTAWMLPDFIAGTAPSPFAPYFGVLSMLGVCLALLGPMAVLPSFATAPLGALFISTTATLTIRAPGGGPVDLASSLLYLPGQMGEAFVNYPILPWAGVVLIGMALGRELAARPFTSLRTLLPTGIGLLALFPVLRLWGGMSANLRTLPPLEDGLTGFLQVVKYPPSPTFLCLTLGLCALLLFTFTRFPRFPGSGLLASLGRAPFLAYILHLWLLAAAQTLLQPLTETLWLPLLATALCLAALYPLAKTWDRLKHTRPPNSMWRLF, encoded by the coding sequence ATGGCGACCGCCCCCAGCCGCTTCGACCGGCTCACACCACTGGATCTGCTGCGCGGCCTGTGCGTGGCCCTCATGGTCATGGACCACGCCGTCCACTTCCTCTCCGGCGGCCTCTACGCGGGCGGGGAAACCTGGTACGGCCCCTTCCCCGACCCCGAAACCGGGGTCTTCCTGCTCCGCTTCCTCAGCCATCCGGCCGCGCCCGGATTCGCCATCTGCCTGGGCGCGGGGCTGGTGCTTTTCACCCACAACCGCATGTCCCAGGGCTGGACCTCCTTCCGCTGCGCCTCCACCCTGGCCGTGCGCGGCCTCATCCTGGTCCTGGCTCAGTTCCTCCTGGCCAACACCGCCTGGATGCTGCCGGACTTCATCGCCGGAACCGCTCCGTCGCCCTTCGCACCCTACTTCGGCGTGCTCTCCATGCTCGGCGTCTGCTTGGCCCTGCTCGGCCCCATGGCCGTGCTGCCCTCCTTCGCCACCGCGCCGCTGGGAGCCCTCTTCATCTCCACCACCGCCACCCTCACCATCCGCGCGCCCGGCGGCGGTCCGGTGGACTTGGCCTCCTCCCTGCTTTACCTGCCCGGCCAGATGGGCGAGGCCTTCGTCAACTACCCCATCCTGCCCTGGGCCGGGGTGGTGCTCATCGGCATGGCCCTGGGACGGGAACTGGCCGCCCGGCCCTTCACCTCCCTGCGCACCCTGCTGCCCACCGGCATCGGCCTGCTGGCCCTCTTCCCCGTGCTGCGGCTGTGGGGCGGCATGTCCGCCAACCTGCGCACCCTGCCGCCGCTGGAAGACGGGCTCACCGGCTTCCTTCAAGTGGTCAAATACCCCCCCAGCCCAACCTTCCTCTGCCTCACCCTCGGCCTCTGCGCCCTGCTCCTCTTCACCTTCACCCGCTTCCCGCGCTTCCCCGGCTCCGGCCTGCTCGCCTCCCTGGGACGCGCCCCCTTCCTGGCCTACATCCTCCACCTCTGGCTCCTGGCCGCGGCCCAGACACTCCTGCAACCGCTCACGGAAACCCTCTGGCTCCCCCTGCTGGCCACCGCCCTCTGCCTGGCCGCCCTCTACCCCCTGGCCAAAACCTGGGACCGCCTCAAACACACCCGCCCCCCAAACTCGATGTGGAGGCTGTTTTAA
- a CDS encoding transposase: MKRRKWTPEQKTRVVLEGLRGRPVGEVCAEYAISQNQYYKWRDQFLAQAHKAFETEHGAQRTAKLERENMKLKSLIGELTIELKKSGPFG; this comes from the coding sequence ATGAAGCGACGGAAGTGGACCCCGGAGCAGAAGACTCGGGTCGTCCTCGAAGGCCTTCGAGGACGACCCGTGGGCGAAGTGTGCGCCGAGTACGCCATCTCGCAGAACCAGTACTACAAGTGGCGCGATCAATTCCTTGCCCAGGCGCACAAAGCGTTCGAGACCGAGCACGGCGCACAGCGTACGGCCAAGCTTGAGCGCGAGAACATGAAGCTCAAAAGCCTGATCGGTGAGTTGACCATTGAGCTAAAAAAAAGCGGGCCGTTCGGATGA
- the ahcY gene encoding adenosylhomocysteinase — MSVQPLDLSLDYKIADISLADWGRMEMEMSEKEMPGLMALREKYGSEKPLKGLKIAGSLHMTIQTAMLIETLTALGADVRWASCNIFSTQDNAAAAIAKSGSAKVFAWKGETLEEYWWCTEMCLTWPDGSGPDLIVDDGGDATLMIHLGAKAEKNAAVLDEGDTDSADYMALVGRLKASMKENPQKWTKIGEACKGVSEETTTGVHRLYHMLDQGELLFPAINVNDSVTKSKFDNLYGCRESLIDGIKRATDVMIAGKVCMICGYGDVGKGCAQALRGMGARVLVAEVDPICALQATQEGFEVTTIEDAIDEIDIYVTATGNCKVITGKHMENMKDQAIVCNIGHFDNEIEMAHIEKSDKWTCTTVKPQVDKWKFADTGREIIVLAEGRLVNLGCATGHPSFVMSNSFTNQVLAQMELAKGDQKIDVKVLPKHLDEEVARLHLDRLGAKLTKLSPDQACYLGVDPMGPYKSEHYRY, encoded by the coding sequence ATGAGCGTGCAACCCCTCGACCTTTCCCTGGATTACAAGATCGCCGACATTTCCCTGGCCGACTGGGGCCGCATGGAAATGGAGATGAGCGAAAAGGAAATGCCCGGACTGATGGCCCTGCGCGAGAAGTACGGCTCGGAGAAGCCCCTCAAGGGCCTCAAGATCGCCGGCTCCCTGCACATGACCATCCAGACGGCCATGCTCATCGAGACCCTGACCGCCCTGGGCGCGGACGTGCGCTGGGCCTCCTGCAACATTTTCTCCACGCAGGACAACGCCGCCGCCGCCATCGCCAAGTCCGGCTCCGCCAAGGTATTCGCCTGGAAGGGCGAGACCCTTGAAGAGTACTGGTGGTGCACCGAGATGTGCCTGACCTGGCCCGACGGCTCCGGCCCCGACCTCATCGTGGACGACGGCGGCGACGCCACCCTCATGATCCACCTGGGCGCCAAGGCCGAGAAGAACGCCGCGGTGCTGGACGAGGGCGACACCGACTCCGCCGACTACATGGCCCTGGTGGGTCGCCTGAAGGCCTCCATGAAGGAGAACCCCCAGAAGTGGACCAAGATCGGCGAAGCCTGCAAGGGCGTCTCCGAGGAGACCACCACCGGCGTGCACCGCCTCTACCACATGCTGGACCAGGGCGAGCTGCTCTTCCCGGCCATCAACGTCAACGACTCGGTCACCAAATCCAAGTTCGACAACCTCTACGGCTGCCGCGAGTCCCTCATCGACGGCATCAAGCGCGCCACCGACGTCATGATCGCCGGCAAGGTCTGCATGATCTGCGGCTACGGCGACGTGGGCAAGGGCTGCGCCCAGGCCCTGCGAGGCATGGGCGCCCGCGTGCTGGTCGCCGAGGTGGACCCCATCTGCGCCCTGCAGGCCACCCAGGAAGGCTTTGAGGTGACCACCATCGAGGACGCCATCGACGAGATAGACATCTATGTGACCGCCACCGGCAACTGCAAGGTCATCACCGGCAAGCACATGGAAAACATGAAGGACCAGGCCATCGTCTGCAATATCGGTCACTTCGACAACGAGATCGAGATGGCCCACATCGAGAAGTCCGACAAGTGGACCTGCACCACGGTCAAGCCGCAGGTGGACAAGTGGAAGTTCGCCGACACCGGCCGCGAGATCATCGTGCTGGCCGAAGGCCGCCTGGTGAACCTGGGCTGCGCCACCGGCCACCCGTCCTTCGTCATGTCCAACTCCTTCACCAACCAAGTGCTGGCGCAGATGGAACTGGCCAAGGGCGATCAGAAGATCGACGTCAAGGTCCTGCCCAAGCACCTGGACGAGGAAGTCGCTCGGCTCCACCTGGACCGCCTGGGCGCCAAGCTCACCAAGCTGTCCCCGGACCAGGCCTGCTACCTGGGCGTGGACCCCATGGGACCCTACAAGTCCGAACACTACCGCTACTAA
- a CDS encoding ArsR/SmtB family transcription factor, whose product MEILRYSKALADETRVRILAVLMERELNVGEIVQALGLPQSRVSHHLGLLAEVGLVQPRRDGLWVFYSAADQGSQQEYLEAVSPFLEEGPLARDREAARHVAERRRDETRRFFDAIATDWECFSREVLGDLDLGGRVQALLPECSTAADLGCGDGALLPSLHQRAGRVIGVDHSPGMLRAARQRLGDVDWASLRIGELEHLPLRDAEADAALICMALHHLSHPAEGLTESARTIRPGGTLLVVDFDKHGKEDMRTRHGDRWLGFSEDELAELLREAGLTPLPALAEELPSGLRLLFQPARKPHEHKET is encoded by the coding sequence ATGGAAATACTTAGATACAGCAAGGCGCTGGCCGACGAGACCCGCGTCCGCATTCTGGCCGTGCTCATGGAGCGCGAACTGAACGTGGGCGAGATCGTCCAGGCCCTGGGTCTTCCACAATCCCGCGTTTCCCACCATCTCGGCCTGCTGGCCGAGGTGGGCCTCGTCCAGCCCCGCCGCGACGGGCTCTGGGTTTTTTACTCGGCCGCCGACCAGGGCAGCCAGCAGGAGTACCTGGAGGCTGTCTCTCCTTTTCTGGAGGAAGGCCCCCTGGCCCGCGACCGCGAGGCCGCCCGACACGTGGCCGAGCGGCGCCGCGACGAGACCCGCCGTTTCTTCGACGCCATCGCCACGGACTGGGAGTGCTTCTCACGCGAGGTGCTGGGCGACCTGGACCTGGGCGGCCGGGTGCAGGCGCTCCTGCCGGAGTGCTCCACCGCCGCCGACCTGGGCTGCGGGGACGGCGCGCTGCTGCCGTCGCTGCACCAGCGGGCCGGGCGCGTCATCGGCGTGGACCACTCGCCGGGCATGCTGCGGGCCGCCCGCCAGCGCCTGGGCGACGTGGACTGGGCCTCCCTGCGCATAGGCGAGCTTGAGCACCTGCCCCTGCGCGACGCGGAGGCCGACGCGGCACTGATTTGCATGGCCCTGCACCACCTTTCCCACCCCGCCGAGGGGCTGACCGAGTCGGCCCGCACCATCCGGCCGGGCGGGACTCTACTGGTGGTCGATTTTGATAAGCACGGCAAGGAAGACATGCGGACCCGGCACGGCGACCGCTGGCTCGGCTTCTCCGAGGACGAGCTGGCCGAACTGCTGCGCGAAGCCGGACTGACCCCGCTTCCCGCGTTGGCCGAGGAACTTCCCTCCGGCCTGCGCCTTCTCTTCCAGCCCGCACGGAAACCGCACGAACACAAGGAGACTTAA
- a CDS encoding DUF721 domain-containing protein gives MTWRKRTRDNSEGRAAAAGDEVRSLLERMGGSERTDAVRLWRSWREVLGDELADMVRPLGIRGRTLVLGAEGPMVMQELSFLAPDIVTKCNVFLGRELFDKATFELLHDRVPLDVERAASPQKARPAPRPPENLGGLERLKESDDPVGRSYRAYLRRFGKI, from the coding sequence ATGACCTGGCGCAAACGAACTCGCGACAACTCCGAGGGCCGGGCCGCGGCGGCCGGTGACGAGGTGCGTTCCCTGCTGGAGCGCATGGGCGGCTCGGAGCGAACGGACGCTGTGCGCCTGTGGCGTTCCTGGCGCGAGGTGCTGGGCGACGAGCTGGCGGACATGGTCCGCCCCTTGGGAATTCGCGGCCGCACGCTGGTACTGGGCGCGGAGGGCCCCATGGTCATGCAGGAGCTGTCCTTCCTGGCCCCGGACATCGTCACCAAATGCAACGTTTTCCTGGGCCGGGAGCTGTTTGACAAGGCCACATTCGAACTGCTACACGACCGGGTTCCGCTCGATGTCGAGCGGGCGGCGAGCCCCCAAAAGGCCCGCCCAGCGCCCCGGCCGCCGGAGAATCTCGGCGGGCTGGAGCGTCTCAAGGAGTCCGACGATCCGGTGGGCAGGAGCTACCGCGCCTACCTCCGCCGGTTCGGCAAGATATAG